From the Streptomyces nigrescens genome, one window contains:
- a CDS encoding DNA-3-methyladenine glycosylase 2 family protein yields MRDDEARYEAVTSRDARFDGEFFFAVVTTGIYCRPSCPAVTPKRVNVRFFPSAAAAQAAGFRACRRCRPDAVPGSAEWNVRADLVGRAVRLIGDGVVDREGVGGLARRLGYSPRQVQRQLTAELGAGPVALARARRAHTARVLLQTTALPVTELAFAAGFASIRQFNDTIREIYAGTPSELRAAAGNGGAVARRTTAAAPGAGAGRPGDGFADRSAGGSADRSAPAGIPLRLAYRGPYAAAEIFDFLQLRAVPGVEEIRGTRGERTYRRTLRLTHGSGIAEVDEPAGPRRRRRPPAGLVCPAARGTDGGWLECRLRLTDLRDLSTAVQRLRRLFDLDADPYAVAERLGADPLLGPLVAERPGLRSPGAADPEELAVRTVLGGPPEHAAALVRRYGKPLDAADGGLTHLFPAPGNLTGAEVAEPVRTLCTALADGTVTLDAGADRGATERALAALPGVGPRAAAYLRMRALGDPDVGTTPGSDQEQGAMAGPAAWRPWGAYALHHLWRAGLLPAGEMSIPNGTPRPNGTPIPNGTPIPNGTPIPDGTPIPDGTPIPNGTPRPDEGPGAGEPSGPREPSASAEMPGAENPSSSAEPPTYATAGRAV; encoded by the coding sequence GTGAGGGACGACGAGGCCAGGTACGAAGCGGTGACCAGCCGGGATGCCCGGTTCGACGGGGAATTCTTCTTCGCCGTGGTGACGACCGGTATCTACTGCCGGCCGAGCTGCCCGGCGGTCACTCCCAAGCGGGTGAATGTGCGGTTCTTCCCGTCGGCCGCCGCCGCGCAGGCGGCCGGTTTCCGGGCCTGCCGCCGCTGCCGGCCGGACGCCGTGCCGGGGTCCGCGGAGTGGAATGTGCGCGCCGACCTGGTCGGCCGGGCCGTGCGGCTGATCGGGGACGGCGTGGTCGACCGGGAGGGCGTCGGCGGACTGGCGCGGCGGCTGGGATACAGCCCGCGACAGGTGCAGCGGCAGCTGACCGCGGAGCTGGGCGCGGGACCGGTGGCGCTGGCACGGGCCCGCCGGGCACACACCGCGCGGGTACTGCTGCAGACCACCGCGCTGCCGGTCACCGAGCTGGCGTTCGCCGCCGGGTTCGCCAGCATCCGTCAGTTCAACGACACGATCCGGGAGATCTACGCGGGCACGCCCAGCGAGCTGCGGGCGGCGGCCGGGAACGGGGGTGCCGTCGCCCGCCGTACCACCGCGGCCGCGCCGGGAGCCGGGGCCGGGCGGCCGGGAGACGGCTTCGCGGACCGCTCCGCAGGCGGCTCCGCGGACCGCTCCGCGCCCGCCGGCATCCCGCTCCGGCTCGCCTACCGCGGCCCGTACGCGGCCGCAGAAATCTTCGACTTTCTGCAGCTGCGGGCGGTGCCGGGGGTCGAGGAGATCCGCGGCACCCGCGGGGAGCGCACCTACCGCCGTACGCTGCGGCTCACCCACGGCAGCGGTATCGCCGAGGTCGACGAGCCCGCCGGGCCGCGCCGGCGGCGTCGCCCACCGGCGGGCCTGGTGTGCCCGGCGGCCCGCGGCACGGACGGCGGCTGGCTGGAGTGCCGGCTGCGGCTGACCGACCTGCGGGATCTGTCGACGGCCGTACAGCGCCTCCGTCGTCTGTTCGACCTGGACGCCGACCCGTATGCGGTCGCCGAGCGGCTCGGCGCCGATCCGCTGCTCGGCCCGCTGGTGGCCGAACGGCCGGGCCTGCGGTCACCCGGCGCCGCGGACCCCGAGGAACTGGCGGTACGGACCGTGCTCGGCGGCCCGCCGGAACACGCCGCCGCGCTGGTGCGGAGGTACGGCAAACCGCTGGACGCGGCGGACGGCGGCCTCACCCACCTCTTCCCGGCGCCCGGGAACCTGACCGGCGCCGAGGTCGCGGAACCGGTGCGCACGCTGTGCACCGCACTCGCCGACGGCACCGTCACGCTGGACGCGGGCGCGGACCGCGGCGCCACCGAGCGGGCGCTGGCCGCCCTGCCCGGAGTCGGCCCGCGCGCCGCCGCGTACCTCAGGATGCGGGCGCTGGGCGACCCCGACGTGGGGACGACGCCGGGGAGCGACCAGGAACAGGGCGCGATGGCGGGTCCGGCCGCATGGCGGCCCTGGGGCGCCTACGCCCTGCACCATCTCTGGCGCGCCGGGCTGCTGCCGGCCGGCGAGATGTCTATCCCGAACGGGACGCCCAGGCCGAACGGGACACCCATCCCGAACGGGACACCCATCCCGAACGGGACACCCATCCCGGACGGGACACCCATCCCGGACGGGACACCCATCCCGAACGGGACACCCAGGCCGGACGAGGGGCCCGGGGCGGGGGAGCCGTCAGGGCCGAGGGAGCCGTCAGCGTCGGCGGAGATGCCCGGGGCAGAGAACCCGTCATCGTCGGCGGAACCACCCACGTACGCCACCGCCGGCCGGGCCGTCTGA
- a CDS encoding pyruvate dehydrogenase, which translates to MAKQTVAEQFVDILVRAGVQRLYGVVGDSLNPVVDAIRRNSAIDWIQVRHEEAAAFAAGAEAQLTGSLAACAGSCGPGNLHLINGLFDAHRSMAPVLALASHIPSSEIGTTFFQETHPDRLFTECSHYSELISSTKQMPRVLQTAIQHAIGQSGVAVVSLPGDIAAEQAPERAIEHALVTSRPSVRPGDAEIEKLARMIDEADKVTLFCGSGTAGAHAEVMEFAERVKSPVGHALRGKEWIQYDNPYDVGMSGLLGYGAAYEATHECDLLILLGTDFPYNAFLPDDVKIVQVDVRPEHLGRRTTLELAVWGDVRETLRGLIPKVRPKPDRRFLDRMLKKHADALEGVVKAYTRKVEKHTPIHPEYVASVLDEEAADDAVFTVDTGMCNVWAARYLTPNGRRRVIGSFSHGSMANALPQAIGAQFIDRGRQVVSMSGDGGFSMLMGDFLTLVQYDLPVKVVLFNNSSLGMVELEMLVSGLPSYGTTNQNPDFAAIARAAGAHGVRVEKPKHLRAALRDAFRHKGPALVDIVTDPNALSIPPKISAEMVSGFALSAGKMVLDGGVGRMLQMARSNLRNIPRP; encoded by the coding sequence ATGGCGAAGCAGACCGTGGCCGAGCAGTTCGTGGACATCCTCGTGCGGGCGGGGGTGCAACGGCTCTACGGCGTCGTCGGCGACAGCCTGAACCCGGTGGTGGACGCCATCCGCCGCAACTCCGCCATCGACTGGATCCAGGTCCGCCACGAGGAGGCCGCCGCCTTCGCGGCCGGGGCGGAAGCGCAGCTCACCGGCTCCCTCGCGGCCTGCGCCGGCTCCTGCGGCCCCGGCAATCTGCACCTCATCAACGGTCTGTTCGACGCCCACCGCTCCATGGCCCCGGTCCTCGCCCTGGCCTCCCACATCCCCTCCAGCGAGATCGGCACCACCTTCTTCCAGGAGACCCACCCCGACCGGCTGTTCACCGAGTGCAGCCACTACAGCGAGCTGATCTCCAGCACCAAGCAGATGCCGAGGGTGCTGCAGACCGCGATCCAGCACGCCATTGGACAGAGCGGCGTCGCGGTCGTCTCCCTCCCCGGCGACATCGCCGCCGAGCAGGCCCCCGAGCGCGCGATCGAACATGCCCTGGTCACCTCGCGTCCGTCCGTGCGTCCCGGAGACGCCGAGATCGAGAAGCTGGCCCGGATGATCGACGAGGCCGACAAGGTCACGCTGTTCTGCGGCAGCGGCACGGCGGGCGCGCACGCCGAGGTGATGGAGTTCGCCGAGCGGGTGAAGTCCCCGGTCGGACATGCGCTGCGCGGCAAGGAATGGATCCAGTACGACAACCCCTATGACGTGGGCATGAGCGGACTGCTCGGCTACGGCGCGGCGTACGAGGCCACCCATGAGTGCGATCTGCTGATCCTGCTCGGCACGGACTTCCCGTACAACGCGTTCCTGCCCGATGACGTCAAGATCGTCCAGGTCGATGTCCGGCCCGAACACCTGGGCCGCCGCACCACGCTCGAACTGGCCGTCTGGGGCGATGTCCGCGAGACGCTGCGCGGTCTGATCCCCAAGGTCCGGCCGAAGCCGGACCGCAGGTTCCTCGACCGGATGCTGAAGAAGCACGCCGACGCGCTGGAAGGCGTGGTCAAGGCCTACACCCGCAAGGTCGAGAAGCACACCCCGATCCACCCCGAGTACGTCGCCTCCGTCCTGGACGAGGAGGCCGCCGACGACGCCGTCTTCACGGTCGACACCGGCATGTGCAACGTCTGGGCCGCCCGCTACCTCACCCCCAACGGCCGCCGCCGGGTGATCGGTTCGTTCAGCCACGGCTCGATGGCCAACGCGCTGCCGCAGGCGATCGGCGCCCAGTTCATCGACCGCGGACGCCAGGTCGTCTCCATGTCGGGCGACGGCGGTTTCTCGATGTTGATGGGCGACTTCCTCACCCTGGTCCAGTACGACCTGCCGGTGAAGGTGGTGCTGTTCAACAACTCCTCGCTGGGCATGGTGGAACTGGAGATGCTGGTCTCCGGTCTGCCGTCGTACGGCACCACCAACCAGAACCCGGACTTCGCGGCCATCGCCCGCGCGGCCGGGGCACACGGCGTCCGGGTGGAGAAGCCCAAGCATCTGCGCGCCGCCCTGCGCGACGCCTTCCGCCACAAGGGCCCGGCACTGGTCGACATCGTCACCGACCCCAACGCCCTGTCCATCCCGCCGAAGATCAGCGCCGAGATGGTGTCCGGCTTCGCCCTGTCGGCCGGAAAAATGGTCCTGGACGGCGGAGTCGGCCGCATGCTCCAGATGGCCCGCTCCAACTTGCGCAACATTCCCAGGCCTTAG
- a CDS encoding long-chain-fatty-acid--CoA ligase has translation MTFNLATALRESRRSHPDKPLCHLADRTATYAQADEASGRIAATLRGLGLRPGAKVAVHLPNVPQFLFTYYGILKAGLVMVPLNPLLKAPEIAYHLQDSESRLLITFEEFAAEAVKGAELAGGVGTYVVHPPGSDRRIAGTRHHDELYAADDTGEIAPTSADDTAVLLYTSGTTGRPKGAELTHFQLHMNCTVSGELFGFRPDDIALAVLPLFHVFGLSSVLNMAVRHGGTLALVPRFGTDAVLEALERHRCTVFAGVPTMYAALLQADTGKRDLGALRVGVSGGAAMPGEVIRAFEEKFPGVVILEGYGLSETASTATFNISAEQRKVLSIGKPIWGVEVRIVDPSGAELPPGPEHVGEILVRGHNVMKGYHRRPEETAEALRDGWLHTGDLGHRDEDGYFFVVDRKKDLVIRGGYNVYPREVEEVLHTHPAVAEAAVIGRPDDRLGEEVIAVVSLKRDTTATAEDLTAHCKERLAAYKYPREIRIVDELPKGPTGKILKKALRAG, from the coding sequence ATGACCTTCAACCTCGCGACCGCCCTCCGTGAGTCCCGCCGGTCCCACCCCGACAAACCTCTGTGCCACCTCGCAGACCGGACCGCCACCTACGCCCAGGCCGACGAGGCGTCCGGCCGTATCGCGGCCACCCTGCGGGGGCTCGGCCTCCGGCCGGGCGCCAAGGTCGCCGTCCACCTGCCCAATGTCCCGCAGTTCCTGTTCACGTATTACGGGATCCTCAAGGCGGGGCTGGTCATGGTCCCCCTCAACCCCCTGCTGAAGGCCCCCGAGATCGCCTATCACCTACAGGACTCCGAGTCCCGACTCCTCATCACCTTCGAGGAGTTCGCGGCGGAGGCCGTCAAGGGGGCGGAGCTGGCCGGCGGCGTCGGCACCTATGTCGTCCACCCGCCGGGCAGCGACCGGAGGATCGCGGGCACCCGTCACCACGACGAGCTCTACGCCGCCGACGACACCGGCGAGATCGCGCCGACCAGCGCCGACGACACCGCCGTGCTGCTCTACACCAGCGGGACCACCGGCCGCCCCAAGGGCGCCGAGCTCACCCACTTCCAGCTCCACATGAACTGCACCGTCTCCGGCGAGCTGTTCGGCTTCCGCCCGGACGACATCGCCCTCGCCGTGCTGCCGCTCTTCCATGTCTTCGGTCTCTCCAGCGTCCTCAACATGGCCGTACGCCACGGCGGCACCCTCGCCCTGGTACCGCGGTTCGGGACCGACGCGGTGCTCGAGGCCCTCGAACGGCACCGCTGCACGGTCTTCGCCGGCGTCCCGACCATGTACGCGGCCCTGCTGCAGGCCGACACCGGCAAACGGGACCTCGGCGCACTGCGCGTCGGTGTCTCCGGCGGTGCGGCGATGCCCGGCGAGGTCATCCGTGCCTTCGAGGAGAAGTTCCCCGGCGTGGTGATCCTGGAGGGCTACGGGCTCTCCGAGACGGCCAGCACCGCGACCTTCAACATCAGCGCGGAGCAGCGCAAGGTGCTCTCGATCGGCAAGCCGATCTGGGGCGTCGAGGTCCGGATCGTCGACCCGTCCGGCGCCGAACTGCCGCCGGGTCCCGAGCACGTGGGCGAGATCCTCGTCCGCGGCCACAACGTCATGAAGGGCTACCACCGGCGCCCCGAGGAGACCGCCGAGGCGCTGCGCGACGGCTGGCTGCACACCGGAGACCTCGGACACCGCGACGAGGACGGCTACTTCTTCGTCGTCGACCGCAAGAAGGACCTCGTCATACGGGGCGGCTACAACGTCTATCCGCGCGAGGTCGAGGAGGTCCTGCACACCCATCCCGCCGTCGCCGAGGCCGCGGTCATCGGCCGCCCCGACGACCGGCTCGGCGAGGAGGTCATCGCCGTGGTCAGCCTCAAGCGGGACACGACGGCCACCGCCGAGGACCTCACCGCCCACTGCAAGGAGCGGCTGGCCGCCTACAAATACCCCCGCGAGATCCGCATCGTCGACGAACTGCCCAAGGGCCCCACCGGCAAGATCCTCAAGAAGGCACTGCGCGCCGGGTGA
- the rsgA gene encoding ribosome small subunit-dependent GTPase A, producing the protein MFDLTLSAAHPLTAYGWDDGFARSFTPFAGPGLVPGRIVRVDRGRVDAVVAHGDGTRTVLADTALVATRDPMRVPCTGDWAVIDLENGRSGDHVDGVVRTLLPRRTAFVRSTSSKRSEGQVLATNIDHIVICVSLADQLDLGRIERFLALAMSSAGAEGPPHASGLATEGGAQPVVVLTKADLAGDPDGLAYLIEDAEAAAPGVQVLAVSSTTGDGLDVLAAVLAGGTSVLLGQSGAGKSTLVNALLGESVQLVQANRDRDGKGRHTTTTRDLRALPGGGVLIDTPGLRGVGMWDAESGLARTFSDVETLAEECRFHDCAHRAEPGCAVQEAVECGELPARRLESYRKLQRENQRIVAKTDARVRAELRRDWKQKQALGRHLMERKRGPQR; encoded by the coding sequence TTGTTCGACCTCACTCTCTCTGCTGCGCACCCGCTGACCGCCTATGGCTGGGACGACGGGTTCGCGCGGAGTTTCACCCCCTTTGCCGGGCCGGGGCTGGTGCCCGGCCGTATCGTCCGTGTGGACCGCGGCCGGGTGGACGCCGTCGTGGCGCACGGCGACGGCACCCGTACCGTTCTGGCGGACACCGCGCTGGTGGCGACCCGCGACCCGATGCGGGTGCCGTGCACCGGCGACTGGGCCGTGATCGACCTGGAGAACGGGCGCAGCGGCGACCATGTCGACGGTGTCGTACGGACGTTGCTGCCGCGCCGGACCGCGTTCGTACGGTCGACCTCGTCGAAGCGTTCCGAGGGCCAGGTGCTGGCCACCAACATCGATCACATCGTCATCTGTGTCTCGCTCGCGGACCAGTTGGACCTCGGGCGGATCGAGCGGTTCCTCGCACTGGCGATGTCCAGCGCGGGCGCCGAGGGCCCGCCGCACGCCTCCGGGCTCGCCACGGAGGGCGGCGCGCAGCCGGTGGTCGTGCTGACCAAGGCGGATCTGGCCGGGGACCCGGACGGTCTGGCGTATCTCATCGAGGATGCCGAGGCCGCGGCGCCCGGGGTACAGGTGCTGGCGGTCAGCTCGACGACCGGGGACGGGCTCGATGTGCTCGCCGCCGTACTCGCGGGCGGTACGTCCGTCCTGCTGGGGCAGTCCGGTGCGGGCAAGTCCACGCTGGTCAACGCCCTGCTCGGCGAGAGCGTCCAGCTGGTGCAGGCCAACCGTGACCGGGACGGCAAGGGCCGGCACACCACGACCACCCGTGATCTGCGGGCGCTGCCCGGCGGCGGGGTGCTGATCGATACCCCCGGGCTGCGCGGCGTCGGGATGTGGGATGCCGAGTCCGGGCTCGCCCGGACGTTCTCGGATGTCGAGACGCTGGCCGAGGAGTGCCGCTTCCACGACTGTGCGCACCGGGCGGAGCCCGGCTGCGCCGTCCAAGAGGCCGTCGAATGCGGGGAGTTGCCCGCCCGTCGGCTGGAGAGCTACCGGAAGCTGCAGCGTGAGAACCAGCGCATCGTGGCGAAGACGGACGCCCGGGTGCGCGCCGAGCTCCGCCGCGACTGGAAGCAGAAGCAGGCGCTGGGCCGGCACCTGATGGAGCGGAAGCGGGGGCCGCAGAGGTGA
- a CDS encoding DinB family protein, with protein MGMTPDGRPVPPPHADERTMLESWLEFHRATLPLKCAGLDDRQVRQASVAPSTMTLLGLVQHLAEVERNWFQRVFAGQDIPPVYEAQKGDGFTLAPDRGIDEALADWRAEVARSRELTATASLDDSGTLSEREAGFVGDQGVSLRWILVHMIEEYARHNGHADLLRERIDGVTGA; from the coding sequence ATGGGAATGACACCGGACGGGCGGCCCGTTCCGCCCCCGCACGCAGATGAACGCACCATGCTGGAGAGCTGGTTGGAGTTCCACCGCGCCACGCTCCCGCTGAAGTGCGCGGGCCTGGACGACCGGCAGGTCCGCCAGGCCTCGGTGGCCCCGTCCACCATGACGCTGCTGGGCCTGGTCCAGCATCTTGCGGAGGTCGAACGCAACTGGTTCCAGCGGGTGTTCGCCGGACAGGACATACCGCCGGTGTACGAGGCGCAGAAGGGCGACGGGTTCACCCTCGCTCCCGACCGCGGGATCGACGAGGCGCTGGCCGACTGGCGCGCGGAGGTCGCCCGGAGCCGCGAGCTGACCGCCACCGCTTCGCTCGACGACTCCGGCACCCTCTCGGAGCGGGAGGCCGGATTCGTCGGGGACCAGGGGGTGTCGCTGCGCTGGATCCTGGTCCACATGATCGAGGAGTACGCACGCCACAACGGCCATGCGGATCTGCTCAGGGAGCGCATCGACGGTGTCACGGGCGCTTGA
- a CDS encoding class I SAM-dependent methyltransferase produces MADEQSEVPDGTAVRVALWRAMHVQVDSPPHVIEDEIGLQLAAPEEGWRRRPDMDPRGTSPFRAAIVARARFIEDLVVEQAGHGVAQYVVLGAGLDTFAQRRPDIAARLRVFEIDQPATQAWKRQRLIELGYGIPDWLRLVPVDFEAGGDWWRQLSDAGFDPGRPAVVVCAGVTMYLTKDANAATLRRLAGLSPGSTLAMTFMLPTDLVDDADRPALEATKPQAQAAGTPFISFYTPQEMLALARDAGFKDAHHVPGAALAARYFAERSDGLRPSSGEDLLVATT; encoded by the coding sequence GTGGCAGACGAGCAGAGCGAGGTACCGGACGGCACCGCGGTGCGGGTCGCCCTCTGGCGGGCGATGCATGTGCAGGTCGACTCGCCGCCCCATGTGATCGAGGACGAGATCGGACTGCAGCTCGCGGCCCCTGAGGAGGGATGGCGGCGGCGCCCGGACATGGACCCGCGCGGCACGAGCCCGTTCCGGGCGGCCATTGTGGCCCGTGCCCGTTTCATCGAGGACCTGGTTGTCGAGCAGGCCGGTCACGGCGTCGCCCAGTACGTCGTCCTGGGGGCCGGGCTGGACACCTTTGCCCAGCGGAGGCCGGACATCGCCGCCCGCCTAAGGGTGTTCGAGATCGACCAGCCGGCCACCCAGGCCTGGAAGCGCCAACGCCTGATCGAACTCGGCTACGGGATCCCCGACTGGCTGCGTCTGGTACCCGTCGACTTCGAGGCAGGCGGGGACTGGTGGCGGCAGCTGTCCGACGCCGGCTTCGATCCCGGCCGGCCGGCGGTCGTGGTCTGCGCCGGCGTCACCATGTACCTCACCAAGGACGCCAACGCGGCGACCCTGCGGCGGCTCGCCGGGCTCTCCCCCGGCTCGACGCTGGCCATGACCTTCATGCTGCCGACCGACCTCGTGGACGACGCCGACCGCCCCGCGCTGGAGGCCACCAAGCCACAGGCGCAAGCAGCCGGAACGCCGTTCATCAGCTTCTACACCCCGCAGGAGATGCTGGCACTGGCCCGAGACGCCGGCTTCAAGGACGCCCACCACGTGCCGGGAGCCGCGCTGGCCGCACGCTACTTCGCCGAGCGGTCCGACGGCCTTCGCCCGTCAAGTGGCGAGGATCTGCTGGTGGCCACCACCTGA
- a CDS encoding protein phosphatase 2C domain-containing protein gives MNQQGAGCGQEDDWWRQLYGEGGGEEALGRAAVRDAGPSDAPDTLDDRVASALRAVAPPRRGAPAPQPPPARPAASPSAPIPLQATGPGSRPASRARPAAPSAPEPPRDIPEPATTRGSGDRPPLSEPELGPLPAADPAALDELVPDTALDGARYGSLTLLAASQRGDLARHRGDVRRDALLTARFGAGRHALILVAVATGRPAAEGAQRAAHDACAWIGGAVGRSYTRLAEDIRTDRRSALKSGLQRLTDRSYGRLRGRARELDVAPERYTAALRCLLLPADPDCRTRVFFGIGAGGLFRLRDGAWEDLEPPLPEQSAKEGPDGTGGRLRSASGRSPADGSDGAEPFLFRTAFARPGDTLLLCSAGLAEPLQQEPAFAARLAGQWSAEPPGLVAFLAAAQLRVAGHPKDRTAVGVWES, from the coding sequence ATGAACCAGCAGGGGGCCGGGTGCGGCCAGGAGGACGACTGGTGGCGGCAGTTGTACGGCGAGGGAGGGGGAGAGGAGGCCCTGGGACGCGCCGCGGTGCGTGATGCCGGGCCGTCCGACGCCCCGGACACCCTCGATGACCGGGTCGCCTCGGCGCTCCGGGCGGTGGCCCCGCCACGGCGGGGCGCCCCCGCACCGCAGCCGCCCCCGGCCCGCCCCGCGGCCTCCCCGTCGGCACCGATCCCGCTCCAGGCCACCGGGCCGGGCTCACGCCCGGCGTCCCGTGCCAGGCCCGCTGCCCCGTCCGCGCCCGAGCCACCCCGCGATATCCCCGAACCAGCCACCACCAGGGGCAGCGGCGACCGGCCGCCGCTGTCCGAACCCGAACTGGGCCCCCTGCCCGCCGCCGATCCGGCCGCACTCGACGAACTGGTCCCGGACACCGCGCTGGACGGCGCCCGGTACGGCTCACTGACCCTGCTCGCCGCTTCCCAGCGCGGCGACCTCGCCCGCCACCGCGGTGACGTACGCCGCGACGCCCTGCTCACCGCCCGCTTCGGGGCCGGCCGGCACGCCCTGATCCTGGTCGCCGTCGCCACCGGCCGGCCGGCCGCCGAGGGCGCCCAACGCGCCGCCCATGACGCCTGCGCCTGGATCGGCGGCGCGGTCGGCCGCAGCTACACCCGACTGGCGGAGGACATCCGTACGGACCGCCGCAGCGCCCTCAAATCCGGGCTGCAGCGGCTCACCGACCGTAGCTACGGCAGGCTGCGCGGCCGGGCACGGGAGCTGGACGTCGCACCGGAGCGGTACACGGCCGCGCTGCGCTGTCTGCTGCTGCCCGCCGACCCGGACTGCCGTACCCGGGTGTTCTTCGGTATCGGCGCGGGCGGTCTCTTCCGGCTCCGTGACGGTGCCTGGGAGGACCTGGAGCCCCCGCTGCCGGAACAGTCCGCGAAGGAGGGACCGGACGGCACCGGCGGACGGCTCCGTTCCGCCTCCGGCCGGTCGCCGGCCGACGGCTCCGACGGGGCCGAGCCGTTCCTCTTCCGGACGGCCTTCGCCCGTCCGGGGGACACTCTGCTGCTGTGCAGCGCCGGTCTCGCCGAGCCGCTGCAGCAGGAGCCCGCGTTCGCCGCCCGGCTGGCCGGACAGTGGTCAGCCGAGCCCCCGGGCCTGGTGGCCTTCCTCGCCGCGGCCCAACTGCGGGTGGCGGGCCACCCGAAGGACCGTACGGCCGTCGGGGTGTGGGAGTCGTAG
- a CDS encoding DUF456 domain-containing protein has protein sequence MSVWQLVAAGLVMLLGLLGVLVPGIPGPLIVWAGVMWWTLSEKSALAWVVLMAATALLLLNQVLKWLLPARNLRAVGTPYRALFLAGVAGIVGFFVIPVIGGVLGSVGGLYLLERIRLGSHGDAWASTRTALRAIGLSVLVELFACLLVVGAWIGAVVAG, from the coding sequence ATGAGTGTGTGGCAGCTGGTCGCGGCCGGTCTGGTGATGCTGCTCGGGCTGCTCGGGGTGCTGGTGCCCGGTATTCCCGGGCCGCTGATCGTCTGGGCGGGCGTGATGTGGTGGACGCTGTCCGAGAAGTCCGCGCTCGCCTGGGTGGTGCTCATGGCCGCCACCGCCCTGCTGCTGCTCAATCAGGTGCTGAAGTGGCTGCTGCCGGCCCGCAATCTGCGGGCCGTGGGGACGCCGTACCGGGCCCTGTTCCTGGCGGGGGTGGCCGGCATCGTGGGGTTCTTCGTGATTCCGGTCATCGGCGGGGTGCTGGGATCGGTCGGCGGTCTCTATCTGCTGGAGCGGATCCGGCTCGGCAGCCATGGCGATGCCTGGGCCTCGACCCGTACGGCCCTGCGCGCGATCGGGCTGAGCGTGCTGGTCGAGCTGTTCGCCTGTCTGCTGGTGGTCGGCGCCTGGATCGGGGCCGTGGTGGCGGGCTGA